In the Brienomyrus brachyistius isolate T26 chromosome 20, BBRACH_0.4, whole genome shotgun sequence genome, one interval contains:
- the polr3f gene encoding DNA-directed RNA polymerase III subunit RPC6, with product MAEVKVKQESTDPVDIENRIKELCSQFPHGITDQVIQNDMPHVEAQQRAMAINRLLSVGQLDLLRNSNGLLYRLKDAQTASKMKGSDNQEKLVYQIIEDAGNKGIWSRDIRYKSNLPLTEINKILKNLESKKLIKAVKSVAASKKKVYMLYNLQPDRSVTGGAWYSDQDFESEFVEVLNQQCFKFLQSKAEAARDSKQSPVVQRNSSFATSHEVWKYICELGISKVELSMEDIETILNTLIYDGKVEMTIIVAKEGTVGSVDGQIKLYRGVNSIIQATGLVKTPCGLCPVFADCHEGGEISPSNCIYMTEWLDF from the exons atggccGAAGTTAAAGTAAAGCAAGAATCTACAGATCCCGTGGACATCGAAAACAG GATAAAGGAGCTTTGCAGCCAGTTTCCCCATGGAATAACCGACCAGGTCATACAGAATGACATGCCTCACGTAGAGGCTCAGCAGAGGGCCATGGCCATCAACAGACTGCTCTCTGTG GGTCAGCTGGACCTGCTGAGGAACAGCAATGGACTTCTGTATAGGTTAAAAGACGCACAGACGGCAAG TAAAATGAAGGGATCTGACAACCAAGAGAAATTAGTTTATCAAATCATAGAGGATGCAGGGAACAAAG GAATCTGGAGCAGAGATATCCGCTATAAAAGTAACCTCCCTCTGACAGAGATTAACAAAATCCTGAAGAACCTGGAGAGTAAGAAGCTTATCAAAGCTGTGAAATCTGTGGCT GcttctaagaaaaaggtgtaCATGCTGTATAACCTTCAGCCAGACCGCTCAGTTACTGGCGGAGCCTGGTACAGTGACCAGGATTTTGAATCTGAGTTTGTGGAGGTCTTGAACCAGCAGTGCTTCAAATTTTTGCAGAGCAAG GCGGAGGCAGCGCGGGACAGCAAGCAGAGCCCTGTGGTGCAGAGGAACAGCTCCTTCGCCACGTCCCACGAGGTGTGGAAGTACATCTGCGAGCTGGGCATCAGCAAG GTGGAGCTGTCCATGGAGGACATAGAGACCATCCTGAACACGCTGATCTACGACGGGAAGGTGGAAATGACCATCATTGTGGCCAAGGAAGGGACAGTGGGCAGCGTGGACGGCCAGATTAAGCTCTACAGAGGAGTCAACTCCATCATTCAGGCAACAGGCCTGGTGAAAACGCCCTGTGGGCTTTGTCCT GTGTTCGCTGACTGCCACGAGGGAGGTGAAATCTCGCCATCTAACTGCATCTACATGACCGAGTGGCTGGACTTCTAG